A single region of the Triticum dicoccoides isolate Atlit2015 ecotype Zavitan chromosome 2B, WEW_v2.0, whole genome shotgun sequence genome encodes:
- the LOC119361881 gene encoding cullin-associated NEDD8-dissociated protein 1-like, translating to MANTNITGILEKMTGKDKDYRYMATSDLLSELNKESFKADQDLESKLTNIVLQQLEDASGDVSGLAVKCLAPLVKKVNEERVVEMTDKLCDKLLNGKDQHRDTASIALKAVIVEVTTASLSEKILVSLAPQLINGVTNGKSAEIKCECLDILSDVLHRFGNVITKDHAYMLTALLTQLSSTQASVRKKSVSCIASLAPCLSDDLLAKATLEVVKLLKIKRAKSDITRTNIQMIGALSRSVGYRFGPHLAEAVPLLISYCTSASENDEELREYSLQALESFMLRCPRDISPYCESILNLALEYVSYDPNFTDSMEEDTDDEVQDEEEDDESADEYTDDEDASWKVRRASAKCLSAIIASRPQMLSKMYQEACPKLVDRFREREENVKMDIFNTFIELLRQTGNVTKGQGDIDESSSRWLLKQEVPKVVKSINRQLREKSIKTKVGAFSVLKELVVVLPDCLADQFGSLVPGIEKALNDKSSTSNLKIEALAFTRIVMASHSPSVFHPYIQALSGPILSAIGDRYYKVTAEALRVCGELVRVLRPNFEAPSIDFRPYIIPIYKAILARLANQDQDQEVKECAISCMSLVIATFGDGLQRELPSCLPILVDRMGNEITRLTAVKAFAVIANSPLRIDLSCVLDHVVSELTAFLRKANRALRQATLGTLNSLVVTYGSQIGSSSYETILAELSTLISDVDLHMAALALELCCTIMVDRSSVKNVGLAVKHKVLPEALTLIRSALLQGQALQALQKFFAALVQSANISFETLLNSLISTAKPSQSGGLSKQALFSIAQCVAVLCLAAGDQKCASTIEMLKGILNDDSSTNSAKQHMALLCLGEIGRRKDLSNHIQIENIVIESFQSPFEEIKSAASYALGNIAVGNLSKYLPFILDQIDNQQKKQYLLLHSLKEVIARQSVDHTGQSELQDSNIVKILALLFNHCESEEEGVRNVVAECLGKIALIEPNKLIPALKERTTSPAANTRATVAIAIKYSIVERTGKIDAILYSEISTFLMLIKDSDRHVRRAAVLALSTAAHNKPSLIKGLLPELLPLLYDQTVVKQELIRTVDLGPFKHVVDDGLELRKAAFECIDTLLDNCLDQVNPSSFIVPFLLSGLGDHYDVKMPCHLILSKLADKCPSAVLAVLDSLVEPLEKTIGHKPKSDAVKQEIDRNEDLIRSALRAIAAVNRISGSDYSMKLKNLMSKITATPSLAEKYNSVRSE from the exons ATGGCGAATACGAACATAACCGGCATCTTGGAGAAG ATGACAGGGAAAGATAAAGACTACAGATATATGGCTACATCAGATCTGCTTAGTGAGTTGAACAAAGAGAGTTTCAAAGCAGATCAAGACCTTGAATCAAAGTTGACTAATATTGTTCTTCAACAACTGGAAGATGCTTCAGGAGATGTTTCTGGTTTAGCTGTGAAATG CTTGGCTCCACTTGTTAAGAAGGTTAACGAGGAAAGAGTAGTGGAGATGACCGACAAGCTTTGTGATAAATTACTCAATGGGAAGGACCAACATCGTGATACTGCTAGTATAGCTCTGAAGGCAGTCATTGTGGAAGTTACTACGGCGTCACTTTCTGAAAAGATTTTAGTTTCTCTTGCCCCGCAACTAATCAACGGTGTCACCAAT GGAAAGAGTGCTGAAATTAAATGTGAATGCCTTGACATATTAAGTGATGTGCTTCATAGATTCGGCAACGTGATCACGAAAGATCATGCGTATATGCTCACTGCACTTTTAACTCAGCTGAGCTCCACTCAAGCAAGTGTCAGAAAGAAGTCTGTTTCGTGCATTG CATCGCTTGCTCCATGTTTGTCAGATGATCTATTAGCCAAGGCAACTCTGGAGGTTGTCAAATTGCTGAAAATTAAAAGGGCAAAGTCTGACATAACCCGAACAAATATTCAGATGATTGGTGCTCTAAG TCGCTCAGTTGGATACCGGTTTGGACCACACCTTGCTGAAGCTGTTCCTTTGCTCATAAGCTATTGTACAAGTgcatcagaaaatgatgaagagctcCGTGAGTACAGCTTGCAG GCCCTCGAGAGTTTTATGCTCAGATGTCCAAGAGATATTTCCCCATATTGTGAGAGTATTTTGAATCTTGCTTTGGAATATGTAAGCTATGATCCTAATTTCACTGATAGTATGGAGGAGGATACTGACGATGAAGTACAGGATGAGGAAGAGGACGA TGAGAGTGCGGATGAATACACAGACGATGAGGATGCAAGCTGGAAGGTTCGCCGGGCATCAGCGAAGTGCCTATCTGCAATTATAGCATCTCGTCCTCAAATGTTGTCTAAGATGTATCAGGAG GCATGTCCAAAGTTAGTTGACCGCTTTAGGGAAAGAGAGGAGAATGTAAAG ATGGACATCTTCAACACATTTATTGAGTTGTTACGCCAAACTGGTAATGTGACAAAAGGACAAGGTGACATTGATGAGTCTAG CTCTAGATGGTTGCTGAAGCAAGAGGTACCCAAAGTTGTCAAGTCTATCAATAGGCAGTTGCGTGAAAAATCAATCAAGACAAAG GTTGGAGCATTCTCAGTATTGAAGGAGCTTGTTGTTGTGTTACCAGATTGTCTTGCTGATCAGTTCGGGTCACTTGTTCCTGGGATTGAGAAGGCTTTGAAT GATAAATCTTCTACCTCCAACCTGAAGATTGAGGCCCTTGCATTTACTAGGATTGTTATGGCTTCCCATTCACCCTCTGTGTTTCATCCATACATCCAG GCACTTTCTGGTCCAATATTATCTGCTATTGGAGATAGATATTACAAAGTCACCGCTGAGGCTTTACGGGTGTGCGGGGAGCTGGTCCGGGTGCTCCGCCCAAACTTTGAG GCACCTTCAATAGATTTTAGGCCATATATTATTCCAATCTATAAAGCTATATTGGCCCGCTTGGCGAATCAAGATCaagatcag GAAGTTAAAGAGTGTGCCATATCATGCATGAGCCTTGTGATCGCCACTTTTGGTGATGGTCTTCAGAGGGAATTGCCTTCATGCCTTCCCATACTTGTTGATAGGATGGGCAATGAAATTACACGACTTACAGCGGTCAAG GCATTTGCTGTGATTGCGAATTCACCTCTTCGTATTGATCTTTCATGTGTCTTGGACCATGTCGTTTCTGAGCTCACAGCTTTCCTTCGAAAG GCCAACAGAGCCCTTAGGCAGGCAACATTGGGAACCTTAAATTCTCTGGTTGTCACATATGGGAGTCAAATTGGCTCGTCCTCTTATGAAACGATATTAGCTGAACTTTCTACTCTCATAAG TGACGTCGATTTGCATATGGCCGCTCTAGCGTTGGAACTGTGTTGCACAATAATGGTTGACAGAAGTTCCGTTAAAAATGTTGGTTTAGCTGTGAAACATAAAGTTTTGCCTGAGGCCCTTACTTTGATCAGGAGTGCTCTGTTGCAAGGACAAGCACTGCAG GCGCTACAGAAGTTTTTTGCTGCACTGGTCCAATCTGCAAATATAAGCTTTGAAACTTTGTTGAACTCCCTTATTTCCACTGCTAAACCATCACAGTCAGGCGGTCTTTCCAAGCAGGCACTGTTCTCTATTGCACAGTGTGTTGCTGTGCTATGCTTAGCAGCTGGTGATCAGAAGTGTGCATCAACTATTGAAATGCTTAAAGGCATTCTGAATGATGACAGTTCTACTAATTCT GCTAAACAACACATGGCCTTGTTATGTTTGGGAGAAATTGGAAGAAGGAAGGACCTCAGCAATCATATTCAAATTGAGAACATCGTCATCGAATCATTCCAGTCACCGTTTGAGGAGATAAAGTCTGCAGCATCATATGCTCTTGGAAACATTGCGGTTGGCAATCTATCCAAGTATTTGCCATTTATCTTGGATCAGATTGACAATCAACAGAAGAAGCAGTATCTCTTGCTTCATTCACTGAAAGAG GTAATTGCGCGACAGTCTGTTGATCATACTGGCCAGAGTGAGCTCCAGGACTCAAACATTGTGAAGATATTGGCATTGCTCTTTAATCACTGCGAAAGTGAGGAGGAAGGAGTTCGGAATGTGGTTGCTGAGTGTTTAGGCAAAATTGCACTTATTGAACCTAACAAATTAATCCCTGCTCTGAAG GAACGCACAACTAGCCCAGCAGCAAACACAAGGGCTACAGTTGCCATTGCTATAAAATATTCAATCGTTGAACGGACTGGAAAGATAGATGCAATCTTGTACTCGGAGATTTCTACTTTCCTTATGTTAATTAAAGATAGTGACAGG CATGTGCGACGTGCAGCTGTCCTTGCGTTGAGTACAGCTGCCCATAACAAGCCAAGTTTGATCAAAGGTCTTCTTCCTGAATTGTTGCCTCTTTTGTATGACCAGACTGTCGTGAAG CAAGAATTGATCAGGACCGTTGATCTAGGGCCTTTCAAGCATGTCGTTGATGATGGGCTTGAGCTTAGGAAAGCTGCCTTTGAATGTATTGACACATTGCTGGATAACTGTCTTGATCAAGTGAATCCGTCGTCCTTCATCGTTCCTTTCCTCTTATCTGGCTTAGGTG ATCATTATGATGTGAAAATGCCCTGCCATCTGATTCTCTCGAAGCTAGCAGACAAGTGCCCTTCTGCTGTACTTGCAG TTTTGGACTCGCTAGTTGAACCTCTTGAGAAAACCATCGGTCACAAACCTAAGAGCGACGCAGTGAAGCAGGAGATTGATCGCAACGAAGACTTGATTCGCAGTGCTCTTCGAGCAATCGCTGCTGTAAACCGCATAAG TGGCAGCGACTACAGCATGAAGTTGAAGAATCTGATGAGCAAGATAACGGCCACCCCTTCACTTGCCGAGAAGTACAATTCGGTGCGCAGCGAATGA